The Chroococcidiopsis sp. TS-821 genome includes a region encoding these proteins:
- a CDS encoding HAD-IIIA family hydrolase has translation MKAVFLDKDGTLIEDVPYNVDPLKIRLCAGAVEGVQRLAAAGYELFIVTNQSGVARGYFSESALVAVEKHLRRVLGDFGVAISGFYYCPHHPQGIVEEFAIDCDCRKPRPGLLKKAAQENHIDLLQSWFVGDILNDVEAGNIAGCRTILIDNGNETEWQLSRQRLPHHIVKDLTAAAKVITALD, from the coding sequence GTGAAGGCGGTTTTTTTGGATAAGGATGGGACTTTGATTGAGGATGTTCCTTACAATGTCGATCCGCTGAAGATTCGGCTGTGTGCGGGTGCAGTGGAGGGGGTGCAAAGGTTGGCGGCGGCTGGTTATGAACTTTTTATTGTGACGAATCAGTCGGGTGTGGCGCGGGGGTATTTTTCTGAAAGTGCTTTGGTAGCAGTGGAAAAACATTTACGGCGGGTGTTGGGTGATTTTGGCGTGGCGATTTCGGGATTTTATTACTGTCCGCATCATCCGCAGGGAATTGTTGAAGAATTTGCGATTGATTGCGATTGTCGCAAACCGCGTCCTGGGTTACTCAAAAAAGCCGCGCAGGAAAACCACATTGATTTATTGCAATCTTGGTTTGTGGGAGACATTCTCAATGATGTGGAAGCAGGTAATATTGCGGGGTGTCGCACTATCTTGATTGATAACGGTAATGAAACCGAATGGCAATTATCTCGGCAAAGATTACCGCATCATATTGTGAAAGATTTAACTGCCGCTGCCAAGGTGATTACAGCACTTGATTAA
- a CDS encoding glycosyltransferase: MKSATFNGDRPLRVVVYTDSAGIGGAEISLSHLVATVADNIDIVILGTSQVVVDAIAQKRPQAEKYVIPGTRYALPAHLAAFLAIHPDVVHINLCTPWAGAIAQFAALMLPHTRVVRVDQLPLRTTDLLTWWRTRVLCLRVDASVAVGEASARLLEDFYALGRHSVLSIPNGVPDTIHIPTKTEEITIGSVGRLDAMKGYDVLLRAIALVDGVKLVIIGEGGERTALEKLAIDLQIGDRVEFVGWLDNPRPYLSQFDIYVQPSRSEGFPLAIVEAMLAMLPVVATRVGSVAEAVRDGETGFLVNKNDVAGLAAALCRLRDNSELRLDFGQKGRAIAQASFTVEHMTRSYEHLWHKLVSQPQASRLFVPRPKD, encoded by the coding sequence ATGAAATCAGCTACATTTAATGGCGATCGCCCACTTCGAGTCGTTGTTTACACAGATTCAGCAGGAATTGGTGGCGCAGAAATCAGCTTGAGTCACTTAGTGGCGACGGTAGCAGATAATATTGACATCGTTATTCTAGGGACATCTCAAGTTGTCGTTGACGCGATCGCCCAAAAACGCCCTCAAGCCGAAAAATATGTTATCCCTGGTACAAGATATGCACTACCTGCACATTTAGCGGCATTTTTAGCTATCCATCCTGATGTGGTGCATATTAATCTTTGTACGCCTTGGGCAGGTGCGATCGCACAATTTGCTGCACTCATGCTACCTCATACACGAGTAGTGAGAGTCGATCAACTACCGTTGCGAACTACAGATTTGCTGACGTGGTGGCGAACGCGGGTACTTTGTTTGCGAGTGGATGCTAGCGTTGCTGTTGGTGAAGCAAGTGCAAGATTACTTGAAGATTTCTACGCCCTCGGTCGTCATAGTGTGCTTTCGATTCCGAATGGCGTTCCTGATACTATACATATTCCCACCAAGACTGAAGAGATAACAATTGGTAGCGTGGGGCGGTTGGATGCAATGAAGGGTTACGATGTACTGCTACGCGCGATCGCGTTGGTGGATGGCGTGAAATTAGTCATTATCGGTGAAGGTGGCGAACGAACAGCATTAGAAAAATTGGCGATTGATTTACAAATCGGCGATCGCGTCGAGTTCGTCGGTTGGTTAGATAACCCCCGTCCCTATTTATCACAATTTGATATTTATGTCCAACCATCACGATCGGAAGGCTTCCCCCTAGCGATTGTAGAAGCGATGCTAGCGATGCTTCCTGTAGTCGCAACTCGTGTTGGTAGCGTTGCAGAAGCTGTAAGGGATGGTGAAACTGGATTTTTAGTGAATAAAAATGATGTTGCTGGCTTGGCGGCGGCGCTGTGTCGTCTGCGAGATAATAGCGAATTACGCTTGGATTTTGGGCAAAAAGGTAGAGCGATCGCGCAAGCTTCTTTTACTGTAGAACATATGACACGTAGCTACGAACATCTCTGGCACAAGCTAGTCAGTCAACCACAGGCTTCTCGGCTATTTGTTCCGCGTCCTAAAGATTAG
- a CDS encoding glycosyltransferase family 9 protein, whose amino-acid sequence MYSTWNDAKKILCVRLDTIGDVLMTTPAISALKNSQCDRHITLMTSSAGSAIAPLLIDIDDVIVYDSPWLKATAPRKNSEPEYAIINLLRERDFDAAVIFTVYSQNPLPTAFLCYMAGIPLTLAHCHENPYQLLTHWIKDPEPEQFIRHEVQRQLDLVASVGSTIADRRLKLRIPDAAKVTIQSLLREIEIHQQPWVVIHPGASAVSRRYPPESFAIVAEKLVRDYDIQVVFTGTESEIELVEFIRGKMRSQSHSFVNRLNLGELSALIDAAPLLISNNTAPVHIAAAVGTPVVDLYALTNPQHTPWQVPNRVIFHDVPCRICYKSICPEGHHHCLRLVEPETVINATLELLSPNTSTSVSNYQLPITSR is encoded by the coding sequence ATGTATTCTACTTGGAATGACGCTAAAAAAATCTTGTGCGTGAGATTAGATACAATTGGCGACGTACTCATGACAACGCCTGCGATTAGTGCCTTGAAAAACTCGCAATGCGATCGCCATATTACTTTAATGACTTCAAGTGCAGGAAGTGCGATCGCGCCTTTATTAATTGATATTGATGATGTCATCGTTTATGATTCTCCTTGGTTAAAAGCAACTGCACCTCGGAAAAATAGCGAGCCAGAATATGCAATTATTAATTTATTGCGAGAACGCGATTTTGATGCAGCAGTAATCTTCACCGTTTACAGTCAAAATCCTTTACCAACGGCTTTTTTATGCTATATGGCGGGTATTCCATTGACGTTAGCGCATTGCCATGAAAATCCTTATCAACTTCTCACGCATTGGATTAAAGATCCCGAACCGGAACAATTTATCCGTCACGAAGTGCAACGCCAACTCGATCTAGTTGCTAGCGTTGGTAGTACCATTGCCGATCGACGCTTAAAGCTACGCATACCAGACGCCGCTAAAGTCACAATTCAATCGTTATTGCGAGAAATAGAAATTCATCAACAGCCTTGGGTTGTCATTCACCCAGGCGCATCTGCGGTTTCGCGCCGCTATCCTCCTGAAAGTTTTGCAATTGTCGCCGAAAAATTAGTTCGCGATTACGACATTCAAGTGGTTTTCACGGGAACCGAATCTGAAATCGAACTTGTTGAATTCATTCGCGGTAAGATGCGATCGCAATCGCATTCTTTCGTTAACCGTCTTAACTTAGGCGAACTTAGTGCTTTAATCGACGCAGCCCCTTTATTAATTTCCAACAATACTGCGCCTGTTCACATCGCCGCCGCAGTTGGTACGCCTGTTGTTGATTTATACGCTTTAACTAATCCACAACATACTCCTTGGCAAGTTCCTAATCGCGTTATCTTTCACGACGTTCCTTGTCGCATTTGTTATAAAAGTATTTGCCCCGAAGGACATCATCACTGTTTGCGCTTAGTAGAACCCGAAACTGTCATCAATGCAACCTTAGAACTACTATCTCCAAACACCTCAACATCTGTATCCAATTACCAGTTACCTATTACCAGCCGTTAG
- a CDS encoding glycosyltransferase family 9 protein, with protein MSVSDRIGNPSRVAIVRSLPGLGDLLCAVPAFRALRTALPEAEITLIGLPWAQSFVRRFDCYLDAWLAFPGYPGIPEGWHSPQRTHDGLAQLQAQAFDLALQMHGSGIVINSFTVLLGAKVNAGFFLPEHYCPDPQRFLAYPESAPEVRRHLQLMEFLGVPLQGEHLEFPLLKSDWWELQQIPETRFLLPGKYVCVHPGASVSDRRWSPVAFARVADAISEMGFEVVLTGTAAEADLTQTVAGLMQKSAINLAGQTSLGALAALLKNAALLACNDTGVSHLAAALEVNSVVIFTNSDPKRWSPLNRDRHRVIVPSTADTVAAVIAEVQDLLHREVAYAN; from the coding sequence ATGAGTGTGAGCGATCGCATTGGCAATCCATCGCGAGTAGCAATAGTACGTAGTTTACCAGGACTGGGCGATCTCCTTTGCGCTGTACCAGCTTTTAGAGCGTTGCGAACTGCGTTACCAGAAGCGGAAATTACTCTGATTGGCTTACCTTGGGCGCAAAGCTTTGTGCGCCGCTTCGATTGCTACTTAGATGCATGGTTAGCGTTTCCTGGCTATCCAGGAATTCCCGAAGGATGGCATTCGCCGCAACGCACTCATGATGGTTTAGCACAACTGCAAGCGCAAGCATTTGATTTGGCACTTCAGATGCATGGTAGTGGAATTGTCATTAATTCATTTACTGTGCTATTAGGTGCAAAAGTCAACGCTGGATTTTTCTTGCCAGAACATTATTGCCCCGATCCTCAACGATTTTTAGCTTATCCAGAATCCGCGCCAGAAGTTAGACGACATCTGCAATTGATGGAATTTTTAGGTGTACCGTTACAAGGCGAACACTTAGAATTTCCACTGTTAAAGTCAGACTGGTGGGAATTACAGCAAATTCCTGAAACTCGTTTTTTGTTACCAGGGAAATATGTCTGCGTTCATCCTGGCGCGAGTGTCAGCGATCGCCGTTGGTCGCCTGTGGCTTTTGCGCGTGTTGCTGACGCCATAAGCGAAATGGGGTTTGAAGTTGTTCTAACTGGAACCGCCGCAGAAGCAGATTTGACTCAAACGGTTGCTGGGTTGATGCAGAAGTCTGCAATTAACTTAGCAGGACAAACAAGTTTAGGCGCGTTAGCCGCATTACTCAAAAATGCGGCTTTGTTGGCGTGCAACGATACGGGAGTTTCGCATTTAGCCGCTGCTTTAGAAGTCAACAGTGTTGTGATTTTCACAAATTCTGACCCCAAACGCTGGTCGCCGTTAAATCGCGATCGCCACCGAGTTATCGTGCCTTCTACGGCTGATACTGTAGCGGCTGTCATAGCTGAAGTACAAGACCTTTTGCACCGCGAGGTCGCCTATGCAAATTGA
- a CDS encoding glycosyltransferase translates to MRIFTWHIHGSYLYYLTQANHEFYLPVLPGKPEGYGGRLPGFAWGDNVHDVPAQEVRHLDFDCILFQSRKNYLHDQYEILSQSQQQLPCLYLEHDPPQEHPTNTKHIVDDPNALLIHVTDFNRLMWDNGRSPSRTIEHGVVVPENISYSGELAKGLVVTNDLRRRGRRLGVDIFTQVRDSIPLDLVGMDAESLGGLGEVPHAQLPAFASQYRFFFHPVRYTSLGLAVCEAMMLGLPIVGLATTELVTVVENGVSGYVDTNIDRLMARMQELIANPDLAHRLSAGAKKQAQQRFNIQRFIRDWDAAFLSVVERLSIA, encoded by the coding sequence ATGCGAATCTTCACTTGGCATATTCATGGCAGCTATCTTTACTATCTCACGCAGGCAAACCATGAATTTTATTTACCAGTATTACCTGGCAAACCTGAAGGCTATGGCGGACGTTTACCTGGCTTTGCGTGGGGAGATAACGTACATGACGTTCCGGCGCAGGAAGTGCGTCATTTAGATTTTGACTGTATCTTGTTTCAGTCGCGCAAAAATTACTTGCACGATCAATACGAAATTTTGTCGCAGTCACAGCAACAGTTACCTTGCCTTTATTTAGAACACGATCCGCCGCAGGAACACCCAACGAATACCAAACATATCGTTGACGATCCAAATGCGTTGTTAATTCACGTTACCGATTTTAATCGCTTAATGTGGGATAACGGGCGATCGCCAAGTCGCACTATCGAGCATGGTGTGGTTGTACCTGAAAATATTAGTTACAGCGGAGAACTCGCGAAAGGTTTGGTTGTCACCAACGATTTGCGCAGGCGCGGACGCCGATTGGGAGTTGATATTTTTACGCAAGTCCGCGACTCGATACCTTTAGATTTAGTCGGGATGGATGCTGAATCTTTAGGTGGATTAGGCGAAGTTCCGCACGCACAGTTACCAGCTTTTGCTTCTCAATATCGCTTTTTCTTTCACCCTGTACGCTATACAAGTTTAGGCTTAGCCGTCTGCGAAGCGATGATGCTGGGTTTACCTATCGTTGGTCTAGCAACGACGGAATTAGTCACAGTTGTCGAAAACGGAGTTTCAGGTTATGTCGATACGAATATCGATCGCTTGATGGCACGGATGCAAGAACTGATTGCCAATCCAGATTTAGCACATCGCCTAAGTGCGGGTGCAAAAAAACAAGCGCAACAACGCTTTAATATCCAACGGTTTATCCGTGATTGGGATGCAGCATTTTTATCGGTTGTGGAACGTTTATCAATCGCTTAA
- a CDS encoding glycosyltransferase family 9 protein: MQIDWQKVKRLLVVVVGDLAVMPALHKLRIAYPAMTLLITNKDLADTIGLRTIFYTTNWQNVTKETELIKKIYTLQFDAAIIFTDRFESPYLLAYLCYLAGIPIRVGQSKEFGGSVLSHWVKPPLEDLPKIDPHLYLLDAVGFPSTVAPDLRSLTPNL, encoded by the coding sequence ATGCAAATTGATTGGCAAAAGGTCAAGCGTTTACTCGTTGTCGTTGTTGGCGATCTGGCGGTGATGCCTGCATTGCATAAGTTAAGGATAGCTTACCCTGCGATGACTTTACTGATAACAAACAAAGACTTAGCTGACACGATTGGGTTACGCACTATTTTCTATACAACAAATTGGCAAAATGTAACCAAAGAAACAGAATTAATCAAAAAAATATACACTCTTCAATTTGATGCCGCAATTATTTTTACCGATCGCTTTGAGTCTCCTTATCTATTAGCCTATCTGTGTTATTTAGCCGGAATTCCAATCCGTGTAGGGCAATCAAAAGAATTTGGCGGTAGCGTTTTGTCGCATTGGGTCAAACCACCTTTAGAAGATTTACCAAAAATCGACCCTCATCTTTATTTATTAGATGCTGTTGGCTTTCCATCTACAGTAGCCCCTGACCTCCGATCCCTGACCCCTAACCTCTAA
- the rfaE2 gene encoding D-glycero-beta-D-manno-heptose 1-phosphate adenylyltransferase produces the protein MIAENYLDRWANLRVLVLGEAMLDCYVEGTTHRLCREAPVPIVDMGDRLDVPGGAANTAANLNRLGANTILLSVVGDDDEGNRLKATLQHQGISTQYLVTSPHRKTLLKQRITSDSQLLLRCDRGSTESIDFDIEQKLIDNLHHLFPSCDAIVISDYGGGIVTPRIVQTLAQLQKTYPRIFTVDSKQLNQFSAINITAIKPNYQQAIQLLALPALQGEVRIQQIVDNGASLLKLVNTRIAAVTLDAEGTVVFERNKSPYLIPSQPARNSQTTGAGDTFVAGLTLALASGTEVEIATSIAAAAAAIVVTQPGTTTCSLAALHQSLSGNKKIVYSRKILASLIQELQHKKIVFTNGCFDILHRGHVTYLSEAKNLGDILLIGVNSDESIRQLKGENRPVNCLSDRLAILSALESVDYVIPFSESTPRELIEIVRPDIYVKGGDYTPEMLPEVPLVESLGGKVEILPYVSNISTTAIVNRIYQTFTKQPSH, from the coding sequence ATGATTGCTGAAAATTATCTCGATCGCTGGGCGAACTTGCGAGTTTTGGTGTTGGGTGAAGCGATGTTGGATTGTTACGTAGAAGGTACAACGCATCGTCTTTGTCGCGAAGCGCCTGTTCCCATTGTGGATATGGGCGATCGCTTGGATGTCCCTGGAGGTGCGGCAAATACCGCAGCTAATTTGAATCGTTTAGGCGCAAATACGATCTTGCTTTCGGTTGTCGGTGATGATGACGAAGGAAATCGCCTCAAAGCAACACTACAGCATCAAGGCATTTCAACGCAATATTTGGTGACATCGCCACATAGAAAGACTTTACTCAAACAGCGCATTACTTCAGATTCGCAGTTACTTTTAAGATGCGATCGCGGTAGTACAGAAAGTATTGATTTTGATATAGAACAAAAATTAATTGATAATTTGCATCATCTTTTTCCTAGCTGTGATGCTATCGTTATTTCAGATTATGGCGGAGGAATTGTTACACCGCGAATCGTTCAAACTTTAGCTCAACTTCAGAAAACTTATCCGCGTATTTTTACGGTTGATTCTAAGCAATTAAATCAATTTAGCGCGATTAATATAACAGCAATTAAACCAAACTATCAACAAGCAATTCAACTTCTTGCGCTACCAGCTTTACAAGGCGAAGTACGAATTCAACAAATTGTAGATAATGGAGCAAGCTTACTAAAATTAGTTAATACTCGAATTGCTGCTGTCACTCTAGACGCCGAAGGAACGGTTGTTTTTGAGCGCAATAAGTCCCCCTACCTCATTCCTTCTCAACCAGCGCGGAACAGTCAAACAACGGGCGCAGGAGATACATTTGTTGCTGGTTTAACCTTAGCTTTAGCAAGCGGTACAGAAGTTGAAATTGCTACGTCGATTGCTGCTGCGGCGGCGGCGATTGTTGTCACTCAACCAGGAACGACAACTTGTAGTTTAGCCGCTTTACATCAGTCACTTTCTGGTAATAAAAAAATAGTTTATAGTCGCAAAATCTTAGCAAGTTTAATCCAAGAACTACAACACAAAAAAATTGTATTCACGAATGGCTGTTTTGATATATTACATCGCGGTCACGTAACTTATTTGAGTGAAGCAAAAAACTTAGGCGATATTTTGCTTATTGGCGTCAATAGTGATGAAAGTATTCGTCAACTCAAAGGTGAAAATCGTCCGGTGAATTGTTTAAGCGATCGCTTGGCAATTCTCTCTGCTTTAGAAAGTGTCGATTATGTCATTCCTTTTTCCGAATCAACACCGCGCGAACTTATTGAAATTGTACGTCCTGATATTTACGTTAAAGGTGGAGATTATACGCCAGAAATGTTACCGGAAGTTCCTTTAGTGGAATCATTAGGTGGCAAAGTAGAAATCCTTCCTTATGTTAGTAATATTTCGACAACGGCGATTGTAAATCGGATTTATCAAACTTTCACGAAACAACCATCACATTAA
- a CDS encoding SDR family oxidoreductase: protein MQKVAIVTGGGRGLGEAICHALADAGITTVVADIRVELAEKVAQDLRQNGKDAIAVSLDVADSEQVATVTDKVISQYGKVDVLVNNAGIDLTVPLEEMPVQEWNRILGVNLTGPFLMSQAVFPTMKSQGGGYIVNITSTAAKRAWANASAYHASKWGLLGFSHALHVEGRPHNIKVTAVVAGGMQTPFLTERFPDIDMTTLQDPKNVAQTVLYLLMQPAETVIAEIMVLPMKESSWP, encoded by the coding sequence ATGCAAAAAGTGGCGATTGTTACAGGTGGCGGACGGGGTTTAGGCGAAGCGATTTGTCATGCTTTGGCTGATGCGGGAATAACTACAGTTGTTGCTGATATTCGCGTGGAATTAGCTGAAAAAGTAGCGCAAGATTTGCGGCAAAACGGTAAGGATGCGATCGCTGTATCGTTGGATGTTGCTGATAGCGAACAAGTCGCAACGGTGACGGATAAAGTAATTTCGCAGTATGGCAAAGTTGATGTTTTGGTGAACAATGCAGGGATCGATTTAACGGTTCCACTTGAGGAAATGCCTGTACAAGAATGGAATCGCATTCTTGGTGTTAATCTCACTGGACCGTTTTTGATGTCGCAGGCTGTGTTTCCCACGATGAAATCGCAGGGAGGTGGTTATATTGTTAACATTACTTCGACTGCGGCTAAGCGAGCGTGGGCAAATGCTTCGGCGTATCATGCGAGTAAGTGGGGTTTGTTGGGGTTTTCGCACGCGTTGCACGTTGAGGGAAGACCGCACAATATCAAAGTGACGGCGGTGGTTGCGGGGGGAATGCAGACTCCGTTTTTGACGGAACGTTTTCCAGATATTGATATGACGACTTTGCAAGATCCCAAGAATGTGGCTCAGACTGTTTTGTATTTGCTGATGCAACCGGCTGAGACGGTGATTGCTGAGATTATGGTTTTACCGATGAAGGAGAGTTCTTGGCCTTAG
- a CDS encoding DUF29 domain-containing protein encodes MQSIQFGEANHRPDYDTDYDAWLARQIHSLQHARWHEIDVPHLVEELEGLNKSNERELESYLIVLLAHLLKWEYQPDKRNGSWEASINNSRNRIAKLFKQQKSLEKRVAEFIPEAYQEAKEWASKETKLRIDLFAEPCPYSVEQLQDKNWLPE; translated from the coding sequence ATGCAATCGATTCAGTTTGGTGAAGCAAATCATAGGCCAGATTACGATACTGACTACGATGCGTGGTTGGCTCGTCAAATACATAGTTTACAGCATGCTCGCTGGCATGAAATTGATGTTCCTCATCTGGTTGAGGAGTTAGAAGGATTGAACAAAAGCAATGAGCGAGAGTTAGAAAGCTATTTAATAGTACTACTCGCGCACCTTCTTAAGTGGGAATATCAACCAGATAAACGTAATGGTAGCTGGGAGGCATCAATCAACAATAGCCGCAATCGAATTGCCAAGTTGTTTAAGCAGCAAAAATCGTTAGAAAAACGAGTGGCTGAATTTATTCCTGAAGCTTATCAAGAGGCTAAAGAATGGGCAAGCAAAGAAACAAAATTAAGAATAGATTTATTTGCCGAACCTTGTCCTTACTCAGTAGAACAGTTACAGGATAAGAATTGGCTACCAGAATAA
- a CDS encoding glycosyltransferase produces MTKRIALISEHATPLGIFGGADSGGQNVYVGQVAKHLAALGYSVDVLTRRDRPQLPEIVEWHNGVRIVHITAGATQVMPKEALLPYMGEFTMAAIAFMDRHWNYDLIHANFWMSALVAAEIKRQKGIPFVVTFHALGRVRRFYQGDADKFPDDRFAIEDRIVREADKIIAECPQDREDLLTLYHADPNKIEVIPCGVDRGEFWQIERSQARLVLGLPVNERIVLQLGRLVPRKGVDNAICGFAHLVKQHGIAARLLIVGGESQTPNPQITPEIARLSAIASSLGIGDRVTFFGNRGREILKYFYSAADVFVTTPWYEPFGITPLEAMACGTPAIGSNVGGIKFTVKDGETGYLVAPNQPEMLGDRLAFLFQNPALLQLLGRQAIRHVEGRFTWEKVTSEIAALYESVLAGSRQCESSFNELAIVESSFNEAIQAFQAAKTALSPAIILAAKQLSHCFAQGNKVLICGNGGSAAEAQHLAAEFVGRFRCAYRAGLPAIALTADTALVTAWSNDVGYEDVFARQVKTFAQPGDVLIGISTSGRSRNLVQAFHAARQQNIHCIALIGGSGGELLDLANTAILVPASDPQRIQEVQLMVLHLLCELVEGQLLAVPLSVSEIQEQERELVG; encoded by the coding sequence ATGACGAAACGCATTGCCCTAATTAGCGAACACGCCACTCCTTTAGGTATCTTTGGCGGAGCCGATAGTGGCGGTCAAAATGTTTACGTCGGTCAGGTGGCAAAACACTTAGCTGCACTTGGCTACAGCGTTGATGTGTTGACACGACGCGATCGCCCCCAGTTACCGGAAATCGTCGAGTGGCATAACGGCGTGAGAATCGTCCACATTACCGCCGGTGCTACTCAGGTGATGCCGAAAGAGGCGTTGCTACCGTACATGGGAGAATTTACCATGGCGGCGATCGCGTTTATGGATCGCCACTGGAATTATGACTTGATTCATGCCAATTTCTGGATGTCAGCGCTAGTCGCGGCGGAAATTAAGCGACAAAAAGGTATTCCGTTTGTCGTGACGTTTCATGCATTAGGGCGCGTCCGTCGTTTTTATCAAGGCGATGCGGATAAGTTTCCTGACGATCGCTTTGCAATTGAAGACCGCATCGTGCGCGAAGCTGACAAGATTATTGCCGAGTGTCCCCAAGACCGCGAAGATTTACTGACTCTCTATCACGCCGATCCGAACAAGATTGAGGTAATTCCTTGTGGAGTCGATCGTGGAGAATTTTGGCAAATCGAGCGATCGCAAGCGCGGTTGGTTTTGGGTTTACCTGTTAATGAACGGATTGTCTTGCAACTCGGTCGTTTAGTACCGCGTAAAGGCGTTGATAATGCAATTTGCGGCTTTGCTCATTTAGTGAAACAGCATGGAATCGCAGCACGGTTATTGATTGTCGGCGGCGAGTCGCAGACTCCTAACCCACAAATAACGCCAGAAATTGCCCGCTTGAGTGCGATCGCGTCTTCGTTGGGGATCGGCGATCGCGTTACCTTTTTTGGCAATCGGGGGCGCGAGATTCTCAAATATTTCTACAGCGCAGCGGATGTCTTTGTCACAACTCCTTGGTACGAACCGTTTGGTATTACTCCCCTAGAGGCGATGGCGTGCGGGACTCCAGCAATTGGGTCAAACGTTGGTGGAATTAAGTTTACGGTTAAAGATGGCGAAACGGGGTATTTAGTAGCACCGAATCAACCGGAAATGTTGGGCGATCGCTTGGCGTTTTTGTTTCAAAATCCAGCGTTGTTACAACTACTCGGTAGACAAGCAATTCGTCACGTCGAAGGGCGTTTTACTTGGGAAAAAGTCACGAGTGAAATCGCGGCGTTATACGAATCGGTCTTGGCAGGTAGTCGGCAATGCGAGAGTAGTTTTAATGAGTTGGCGATCGTGGAAAGCAGTTTTAATGAAGCAATTCAAGCTTTCCAAGCGGCAAAAACGGCATTAAGTCCCGCGATTATTTTAGCAGCAAAACAGTTAAGTCATTGCTTCGCGCAAGGCAACAAAGTTTTGATTTGCGGTAACGGCGGGAGTGCAGCAGAAGCACAACACCTTGCGGCAGAATTTGTCGGGCGGTTTCGGTGTGCGTATCGCGCTGGATTACCTGCGATCGCCTTGACGGCTGATACAGCATTAGTCACAGCGTGGTCGAATGATGTCGGGTATGAAGATGTGTTTGCGCGACAGGTGAAAACTTTTGCGCAACCTGGCGATGTTTTGATTGGTATTAGTACCAGCGGGCGATCGCGCAATCTTGTTCAGGCGTTTCACGCCGCACGTCAGCAGAATATTCACTGTATTGCGCTGATTGGTGGTAGTGGTGGCGAACTTTTAGACCTGGCGAATACGGCAATTCTAGTTCCCGCAAGCGATCCGCAACGCATTCAAGAAGTGCAATTAATGGTTTTGCATTTGCTGTGCGAATTGGTCGAAGGGCAGTTATTAGCTGTACCGCTGTCAGTAAGCGAAATTCAAGAACAGGAAAGGGAGTTGGTGGGGTAA